Within Lolium rigidum isolate FL_2022 chromosome 5, APGP_CSIRO_Lrig_0.1, whole genome shotgun sequence, the genomic segment acaagttttactcatagggaatatttcaagagaatccacaggaacataacattcaacctcttttggtaagcacggaggacaatcaaatagtgtaagagataaagagttactctcattagaaggttggcatgggtagctaatccattcttcctccttttgttcatcactctcctcttctttttcatccaatgagctttcgggttcatcaatttcctcctctttttcatccaatgagctttcgggttcatcaatttcttcttccacgagtccctcgcaaattgtgagtgcattcttgtgcattaatgagtctctctttataatcaatgatataaggattatcagtgtaactttcattgcaaaaattaaggatagaagagacataatctttaaggtccttacaaacacacaagtttcataatttttaaccatgaaggattctatctcaaaggctcccataaatatgacaaattgttctacctcttcaaacccaaaatgaatatggctattccgattatagtcctTAAttcaaaattcctcactaaagccacattgaaatttaagatgtttagtgtcctgttgagagcaacagtttatatcatggcgtttaagcaagattttagcaattgtattcaatttttctatcacagcactcatcactttcccgctcttgattctctataattattataatattctataagctccaagtaggttgtaggttctcccatagcaacagattttaattttttggtttttcaaatttttatggattttcgggtatataaggaaaataaaacaaaacaaaaagaaactagacaaaagtaaactaagcaaaataaaactagacataaataaactaagcacaaataaactagataaaagtaaactaagcaaaacaaaataaaataaaacagagagagaggtggagtgtactccccaggtgaacttatgagtagagctatgcctccccggcaacggcgccagaaaagtgcttgatgtctacgggtgcttctattcttgtagacagtgttgggcctccaagagcgagaggtttgtagaacaagcagcaagtttcccttaagtggatcacccaaggtttatcgaactcagggagaaagaggtcaaagatatccctctcatgcaaccctgcaaccacaaagcaagaagtctcttgtgtccccaacacacctaataggtgcactagttcggcgaagagatagtgaaatacaagtggtatgaatgaatatgagcgagtagtaacggcgccgtgaaaagtgcttgctggcgtgcgattgatggtagtaatattgtaggcggtataaatgcggtaaaacgagtaaacaagcagcgatagcgatatttaggaacaaggcctagggatcatactttcactagtggacactctcaacattgatcacataacagaataaataaatagatgctagactctacaccctcttgttggatgatgaacaccactaatcgtgtaggattacacgaaccctcaatgccggagttaacaagctccacaatattcaatgttcatatttaaataaccttagagtgcataacggatcaacataaccaaaccaagtactaacatagcatgcacactgtcaccttcacactacgaaaggaggcatagatcacatcaataccatcatagcaatagttaacttcataatctacaagagatcacaatcatagcctacgccaagtactgcacgatgcatacactgtcaccattacaccgtgcaggaggaataaactactttaataacatcactagagtagcacacagataaattgagatacaaaacacattgcaatcataaagagatataaataagcacttcactatgccattcataacagcgaataagtattctatgaaatatagcctaagagacccacacggtgcacacactgtcacctttacacacgtgggacaaggagtctccggagatcacataagtaaaatccacttgactagcataatgacatctagattacaagcatcatcatatgaatctcaatcatgtaaggcggtgatacgtctccgacgtatcgataatttcttatgttccatgccacattattgatgatatctacatgttatatgcacattttatgtcatatttatgcgttttccggaactaacctattgacgagatgctcgaaaggccgattcgttgttctgctgtttttcgtttcagaaatcctagtaacgaaatattctcggaattggacgaaatcaacgcccaggttcctatttttaccggaagcatccagaacacccgagagccgccagagggaagccctgggggccccacactacaccctggcgcggccggaggggggccgcgccgccctatggtgtggtggccccgagccccctccgaggctgcccttccgcctatttaaagcctccgtcgcgaaaaccctattaagatcgacgaaacccacagaaaccttccagagccgccgccatcgcgaagccaagatctgggggacaggagtctctgttccggcacgccgccgggatggggaagtgcccccggaaggcttctccatcgacaccgctgccatctccaccgccatcttcatcaccgctgctgctcccatgaggagggagtagttctccatcgaggctcggggctgtaccggtagctatgtcgttaatctctctcctatgtacttcaatacaatgatctcatgagctgctttacatgattgagattcatatgagctttgtatcgctactagttgtgtgctactcatgtgatgttattaaagtagtctattcctcctgcatggtgtaaaggtgactagtgtgtgcaccatgtggttcttgtcgtaggctatgatcatgatctcttgtagattgtggagttaattatcattatgatagtattgatgtgatctattcctccttcatagtgtaatgtggacgagtgtgtgcactatgttagttcttggtttattttgcaatgatctattatgctctaaggttatttaaatatgaacattgaattgtggagcttgttaactccggcattgagggttcgtgtaatcctacgcaatgtgttcatcatccaacaaaagagtgtatgtagcactgatacgtctccgacgtatcgataatttcttatgttccatgccacattattgatgttatctacatgttttatgcacactttatatcatattcgtgcattttctggaactaacctattaacaagatgccgaagtgccgattcgttgtttctcgctgtttttggtttcgaaatcctagtaacgaaatattctcggaattggacgaaatcaacgcccggggtcctattttgccacgaagcttccggaagaccgaagagtcaacgaagtggggccacgaggcagccgagcatagggtggcgcggccccgcctccggccgcgcggccctatggtccgggcccctcgcgccgcctcttgacctacccttccgcctacttaaagcctccgtgacgaaacccccggtaccgagagccacgatacggaaaaccttgcgagacgccgccgccgccgatcccatctcgggggatccaggagatcgcctccggcaccctgccggagaggggaatcatctcccggaggactctacgccgccatggtcgcctccggtgtgatgtgtgagtagtctacccctggactatgggtccatagctgtagctagatggttgtcttctccccattgtgctatcattgtcggatcttgtgagctgcctaacatgatcaagatcatctatccgtaattctatatgttgcgtttgttgggatccgatgaatagagaatacttgttatgttgattatcaaagttatatctacgtgttgtttatgatcttgcatgctttccgttactagtagatgctctggccaagtagatgcttgtaactccaagagggagtacttatgctcgatagtgggttcatgcctcgcattgacactgggacggtgacgagaaagttctaaggttgtgttgtgctcgttgccactagggataaaacattgatgctatgtctaaggatgtagttgttgattacattacgcaccatacttaatgcaattgtctgttgctttgcaacttaatactggagggggttcggatgataactctgaaggtggactttttaggcatagatgcggttggatggcggtctatgtactttgtcgtaatgcccaattaaatctcactataatcatcatgatatgtatgtgcatggtcatgctctctttatttgtcaattgcccaactgtaatttgttcacccaacatgctgcttgtcttatgggagagacacctctagtgaactgtggaccccggtccaattctctttactcgaaatacaatctactgcaatacttgttctatctgttttacgcaaacaatcatcttccacacaatacggttaatcctttgttacagcaagccggtgagattgacaacctcaccgtttcgttggggcaaagtactttggttgtgttgtgcaggttccacgttggcgccggaatccctggtgttgcgccgcactacatcccgccgccatcaaccttcaacgtgcttcttggctcctcctggttcgataaaccttggtttctttctgagggaaaacttgctgctgtgcgcatcataccttcctcttggggttcccaacgaacgtgtgagttacacgccatcaagcacatatgagaaagagttatttattatgcgatcaatgttgagagtgtccactagtgaaagtctaatccctaggccttgttcctaaatactgctatcgctgtttgtttactgttttactgcgttactactgcttgtttactgtcctgggaaaagcacttttctggtgccgttgctacttattcataccacatgtatttcactatctcttcgccgaactagtgcacctattaggtctgttggggacacaagagacttcttgctttgtggttgcagggttgcatgagagggatatctttgacctcttccgccctgagttcgataaaccttgggtgatccacttaagggaaacttgctcgctgttctacaaacctctcgctcttggaggcccaacaccgtctacgaggaaaaggagggggcgtagacatcaagctattttccggcgccgttgctcggggaggtaaggtaaaaggtactcacactccggatctcggctactaagctattttcgccgttgtaagtactcgaagctatttcctttagatcctgcaattgcatctttttgtttcttgtttacactagtttggcataatgaacaagaatgagcttcttattctatttcccgatttaaaacatggattgtttgatgcgaaaattaaaaaacctatggaatcttatttgcatgctcggtagtaatattagtatgaacgctttgaacaccattgttgataatgatatagaaagttctaagcttggggaagctggttttcatgatctttttagtcccccaagcattgaggagaaaattttctttgatgatactttgcctcccatatatgatgattataatgatagtggtcttttgttgccacctactatggagagtaaattttgttgtgattatactatgcctccaacacttgatgagaataataatgatagctactttgttgaatttgctcccactacatctaataaaattgattatgcttatgtggagagtaataattttatgcatgagactcatgataagaatgctttatgtgatagttatattgttgagtttgctcatgatgctactgaaagttattatgagagaggaaaatatggttgtagaaattttcatgttactaaaacacctctctatgtgctgaaatttttgaagctatacttgttttatcttcatatgcttgttactttgctcttcatgaacttgtttatttacaagattcctatgcataggaagcatgttagacttaaatgtgttttgaatttgcctcttgatgctctcttttgcttcaaatactatttcttgcgagtgcatcattaaaactgctcgagcccatcttgatggctataaagaaagaacttcttgggagataacccatgtgttattttgctacagtactttgttttatatttgtgtcttggaagttgtttactactgtagcaacctctccttatcttagttttgtgtttttttgtgccaagtaaagtcgttgatagtaaagttcatactagatttggattactgcgtgaaacagatttctttcgtcgtcacgaatctgggcaaaattctccgtaggtaactcagaaaattatgccaatttacgtgagtgatcctcggatagtacgcaactttcattcaatttgggcattttcatccgagcaagtctcggtgcccttttaaaattcgtctttacggaccgttctgttttgacagattctgccttttatttcgcattgcctcttttgctatgtgggatggatttctttgttccattaacttccagtagctttgagcaatgtccgaagtgttaaaaatgattgtgtcacctctgaacatgtgagtttttgattatgcactaaccctctaatgagtttgtttcgagtttggtgtggaggaagttttcaagggtcaagagaggaggatgatatactatgatcaagaagagtgaaaggtctaagcttggggatgccccggtggttcacccctgcatatatcaagaagactcaagcatctaagcttggggatgcccaaggcatccccttcttcatcaacaaattatcaggttccttctcttgaaactatatttttattcgatcacatcttatgtactttacttggagcgtctgtctgtttgcttctatttttgtttttgtttgaataaatgcttgtgtgggagagagacacgctccgctgttgcatatggacaagtatgtccttagtttctactcatagtattcatggcgaagtttcttcttcgttaaattgttatatggttggaattggaaaatgatacatgtagtaattgctataaatgtcttgggtaatgtgatacttggcaattgttgtgctcatgttttagctcttgcatcatacactttgcacccattaatgaagaaacacctagagcttgctaaatttggtttgcatatttggtctctctaaggtctagataatttctagtattgagtttgaacaacaaggaagacggtgtagagtcttataatgtttacaatatgtcttttatgtgagttttgctgtactagttcatccttgtgtttgtttcaaatagcactactaggaaaagaccTAACCGTAAGATTGCTACCAGTGGTGCACCACTACACAGGTgctccactgctatatagcagtggcgcatcaAAAAATGGTGCTCCACTAGTAACttattagcaatggcgcactgataTAGTGATAGGCCACTACTAATTTTTAAGCTAAATTATAAACAGGTCTCaagttagcaatggcgcaccacatataggtgcgccattACTATTCAAATAGCAATGACGCACGTATACGTGATGCGCCACTATGTTGTAAAGAGCAATAGCGCACTTTATGTCGTGCGCCACTGTGATGTAAACAGCAATAGCGCACTGCGCACTCTGACTCGTGCGCCACTGTGCACCGCACGACCCACCCACCCACACCGCCCTGTTTTCTCTTCTCCTCTCTCCAATAATTAAGTCACGACCGCTCCTCTCTTCCCCATTTTCCCTGTGCGCTGCTCTCCCCATTTTCTCTTTCTTTCCTCACTAGCCAACATAGCCGCTCCTCTCTCCAATAATTTGACCAACCCTCCCCACCGACAGCCGCCGGCCGGCGAACCTCGCTGCACCTCCGCCCCTCCAGCCGCTGGCCGGTGGAGGCGCCTCGCCGCTGCAGCCACGCGCGCGGCCTCCACCCTCTCCGCAGCCGAGTGCTCCCCTGCCACCGCGCCGGCGCACCGGCTCCTCGGGCGCGGCTCCCTCGACGAGACGCGCGGCAGCGCCTTCGCCAGCTCGAACGGCGGCTCCCCGTCGGCAGCGCCCTCGCCAGCTCAAACGGCTGGCCCTCTCCCCCGACCCCTGCCGTGCTCCAGAATCTCCCTGTCGGCTGGCCCTCTCCCCCGACCTCTGCTCGCGTTGAAGCCGGCGATGGAGGCAAGTACATGGGCAGCAGCGATGTCCGTGACAAGGCGCCGCCGAACATCGGTCGTCACCAACCGACTCCTTCCGCCGCACCTCTACCACCTGCCTTGGTCGCAAAGGAGAAGCAAACGCCCGCCGCCATGCTGTACATAGTAGGCCTCGGCCTCGGCGACGAGCGCGACATCACGGTGCGGGGGCTCGACGCCGTCCGCCGCTGCGCCAAGGTCTACATGGAGGCCTACACCTCCCTGCTCTCCGTCGGCCTCGACCCCGCCTCGCTCGCCAACCTCGTGCGTCCCTCCCATCTCTTCTCTTGGATGCCCACAACCTGCTCGCGCAAATGTCTGCACGGCcgtgccagggccagggccgtcgCTCACCTCCCTTTTCCTTCCCCGTTCCGTTGCAGGAGAAGATGTACGGGAAGGAGATCACGGTCGCCGACCGCGAGATGGTGGAGGAGCGCGCCGACCAGATGCTGACCGAGGCCAAGGACGCCGACGTCGCCTTCCTCGTCGTCGGAGACCCGTTCGGGTAATGGTTGCTTTGTTATTTTCCAATCTTTAAGTTTGCCTCGAGAGATTTGGATGTGTGTCTCATTGTAATGAAATTTTGCAGGGCGACCACGCACACTGATGTTAAGATTATTCACAATGCCTCTGTCATGAACGAGGTCGGAATTTGTGGGTTGCAACTTTACCGCTACGGGGAGACCATCTCCATACCTTTCTTCACGGAGACATGGAGACCAGATAGTTTCTATGAGAAAATTCAGAACAGTCGCCGACTTGGCCTGCACACTCTTTGCCACGGCGAGGACAACGTCACGGCCGCCGGCGACCTCGCGCAACCACCTCAAGGACAGCGTCGCGCAGATCGAAGAGGAGACCGTGCGGGCTAGTGCAAGGATTTGATtgctttttttcattttcttaggGTTGTAGTTGCAAAGAAGAGAAACTTTGGTATTTTTGTATTTAGGTCCTGTAATAACTCTAcgttataataataataaaacaaaAGTAGCGGGTCAGCTCAGATTCCGCCTGCCACACGCAGGCCCGTggcgttttttttattttctaatcTATTCGGTGCTAGTGGCGCACCTCAGCTTATGTAGTAGCGCACATCTAATCCGTGGAAGTGGCGCACCGTAGCTTACAATAGTGGCGCACCATAACGCTTACAATAGTGGCGCACCATAACGCTTACAATAGTGGCGCACCATAACatgttagtagtggcgcaccccatgGTGCGCCATTGATATATTGgatactagtggcgcaccactagtgcgccactgatgagcaaaacaggtgcgccactgataagctattttctagtagtgtaaccttgctagcttaaaccttgtatcgagagggaatacttctcatgcatccaaaatccttgagtcaaccactataccatttgtgtccaccatacctacctactacatggtatttctccgccattccaaagtaaattgcttgagtgctacctttaaatttccatcattcacctttgcaatatatagctcatgggacaaatagccttaaaaactattgtggtattgaatatgtacttatgcactttatctcttattaagttgcttgttgtgcgataaccatgttcactggggacgccatcaactaccttttgttgaatttcatgtgagttgctatgcatgttcgtcttgtctgaagtaagagcgatctaccaccttaatggttggagcatgcatattgttagagaagaacattggaccgctaactaaagccatgaatcatggtggaagtttcagttttggacatatatcctcaatctcaaatgagaaaattaattgttgctacatgcttatgcataaaagaggagtccattatctgttgtctatgttgtcccggtatggatgtctaagttgagaataatcaatagcgagaaatccaatgcgagctttctccttagacctttgtacagagcggcatagaggtaccccattgtgacacttggttaaaacatgtgcattgcgatgatccggtagtccaagctaattaggacaaggtgcgggcactattagtacactatgcatgaggcttgcaacttgtaggatataatttacatgatgcatatgctttattactaccgttgacaaaattgtttcttattttcaaaataaaagctctagcacaaatatagcaatcgatgctttcctctttgaaggaccattcttttacttttatgttgagtcagttcacctatttctctccacctcaagaagcaaacacttgtgtgaactttgcattgattcttacatatttgcatattgcatttgttatattgctttgcattgacaattatccatgagatatacatgttataagttgaaagcaaccgctgaaacttcatcttcctttgtgttgcttcaatgcctctactttgaattattgctttatgagttaactcttatgcaagacttattgatgcttgtcttgaaagtactattcatgaaaagtctttgctttatgattcagcttgtttactcatgtcattaccattgttttgatcgctgcattcattacatatgtttacaatatgatcaagtttatgatggcatgtcacttcagaaattatctttgttatcgtttacctggctcgggacgagcgtaaactaagcttggggatgctgatacgtctccgacgtatcgataatttcttatgttccatgccacattattgatgatatctacatgttatatgcacattttatgtcatatttatgcgttttccggaactaacctattgacgagatgccgaaaggccagcttcgttgttctgctgtttttggtttcgaaatcctagtaacgaaatattctcggaattggacgaaatcaacgcccgtgttcctattttcaccggaagcatccgaacacccgagagccgccggagggaagccccgggggccccacactacaccctggcgcggccggagggggccgcgccgccctatggtgtggtggccccgagccccctccgaggctgcccttccgcctatttaaagcctccgtcgcgaaaaccctattaagatcgacgaaacccacagaaaccttccagagccgccgccatcgcgaagccaagatctgggggacaggagtctctgttccggcatgccgccgggacggggaagtgcccccggaaggcttctccatcgacaccgctgccatctccaccgccatcttcatcaccgctcgctgctcccatgaggaggagtagttctccatcgaggctcggggctgtaccggtagctatgtcgttaatctctctcctatgtacttcaatacaatgatctcatgagctgctttacatgattgagattcatatgagctttgtatcgctactagttgtgtgctactcatgtgatgttattaaagtagtctattcctcccgcatggtgtaaaggtgactagtgtgtgcaccatgtggttcttgtcgtaggctatgatcatgatctcttgtagattgtggagttaattatcattatgatagtattgatgtgatctattcctccttcatagtgtaatgtggacgagtgtgtgcactatgttagttcttggtttattttgcaatgatctattatgctctaaggttatttaaatatgaacattgaattgtggagcttgttaactccggcattgagggttcgtgtaatcctacgcaatgtgttcatcatccaacaaaagagtgtatgtagcacatatgagaaagagttatttattatgcgatcaatgttgagagtgtccactagtgaaagtctaatccctaggccttgttcctaaatatcgctatcgctgtttgtttatcgttttcatcgcgttactactgctgcgttactaccgcttgtttactcgtcccgggcaaagcacttttctcggtgccgttgctacttattcataccacccgtatttcactatctcttcgccgaactagtgcacctattaggtgtgttggggacacaagagacttcttgctttgtggttgcagtggttgcatgagagggatatctttgacctcttcctccccgagttcgataaaccttgggtgatccacttaagggaaacttgctcgctgttctacaaacctctcgctcttggaggcccaacaccgtctacaggaaaaggagggggcgtagacatcgagcagctcatgagattattgtattgaagtacataggagagagattaaccacatagctaccggtacagcccttagcctcgatggagaactactccctcctcatgggagacaagcagcgttgatgaagatggcggtggtgttgatggagaagccttcgggggcacttccccgtcccggcggcgtgccggaacgagactcttgtccccgcatcttggcttcgcgatggcggcggctccggaaggtttctcgtaccgtggcttttttcgtatcgtgttttaggtcgtggacctttatataggcgaagaggcggcgtcggaaggtcaacgaggcgacgacacaacagggggcgtgggccccctcggccgcgccagcctcggtgtgtggtgggcccgtggccccctccggcggctctcgggtgttccggaagcttcatgcaatcctaagactcgggcgttgatttcgtccaattccgagaatatttccttactaggatttccgaaaccaaaaacagcgagaaaacatcaaccggcccttcggcatctcgtcaataggttagttccggaaaacgcataaatatgacataaagtatgcataaaacatgtagatatcatcaataatgtggcatggaacataagaaattatcgatacgtcgg encodes:
- the LOC124657170 gene encoding probable diphthine methyl ester synthase; the encoded protein is MLYIVGLGLGDERDITVRGLDAVRRCAKVYMEAYTSLLSVGLDPASLANLEKMYGKEITVADREMVEERADQMLTEAKDADVAFLVVGDPFGATTHTDVKIIHNASVMNEVGICGLQLYRYGETISIPFFTETWRPDSFYEKIQNSRRLGLHTLCHGEDNVTAAGDLAQPPQGQRRADRRGDRAG